The Leguminivora glycinivorella isolate SPB_JAAS2020 chromosome 7, LegGlyc_1.1, whole genome shotgun sequence genomic interval AgctatatattttaataattctcAAAACTACTTACTATACCAACAAGTCcctaaggtacagtcaaccaattcaagtcaagccactctacaaccatgtcaaaatgacaagaagtaaggtatttcttacaatctgatttataacgtcactctgacatagttctacagtggcctagggttccaattggttgactgtacttttgACCGCTGGGCAGTCTGTGGGCTGTTTAACCATAGTGCCATTGACAATTCTGCGCCTATTTCTTCTGGTTTGATAAGTatcaggcaatgaacggcaaagTGTCACTGCTGTGAAATAAGCCACTGAACTTGTCCCGATAAAGGTCAAAATGTGACAACCCGCGATATAGATTGCTGAACTTGGCTACCTCCTCAAATAATCTTCCAAAATCTTCAGCTGATCCCAACACACTAATAGGAGAACAGTATGCGGCCCTAGCCTCATGTAGTTAGCCCCCGTGCCTTTGTACAGCGAGCTGACGCCTTCTGAACGCACCATCTTGTAGAAGCAGTCGATCATACCGGAGTATAGCTTGCCGCGATTGTTTGCGTCTACAGCTGAAAAAACGGAATAGTTAGTAGTTCCTAACATTTATGATTTTCACTTTTTCATAGCCCTTCTAATAGATCATGTCATTCTTCAGTTCGATAATCAAACTTCTTGTTACTTATCTAACGAATTTTCGTGACGACATTGTCACTCTTAGACCCTGGGGACCAGGCGATATTTACACGATATGTATACGCTTATTGTAGGAACTTACGTTGATTAGAAAGTCGGGTAGCAACAACATCGAATGGATTGAGGCACGCTGTCATGACGAGCCCTCCCAGATTAGCTCCAGCAAACGACAGCAGTATGGGTGAGTTGGTCATCCACCCGTGAGCCACTAGCCATTCTTTAGCGTAAGAGAATGACACCATTTGGGAAGCGCTGCCAACCGCACCGCGGGGGATTTGGGGTTGCACGCCGCGGAATAAACCTGGAACGTAATGCAGATTTTTAAATGagtttttatattgtataaTTCTAAATAGTTGGAAATCTTTATTAACAAACGCTTGTCAGAAGTGAGGAAATATAAATTGCACTACTACAAAACCTTATGAATCTTTCCCTGTAGATATCATCTGTGATAACACTGATAACTTGTTTTAAACATTCGAGTTGGCTTTTTTACTGTACTAGAGCTTTCCAAATATGCCATGTagtttacaatttacaagtcaaGAATTATGATGTGAACATCCAAATTTAATTACATAGTACATACCTTTAAAGCCTTCCTTAGCATAAATATCGCGTAGTGCTTCAAAGGTTCCGGTATGCTGGTGCTGATGGCCCACGGAGATCGTCTGTGCAGCCTGTAACCAATAACCGCCTTTACACagtcgctctatcgcgcgttcCCGGAGCGTACAGGATAGCGCGCTTAAGCCTGTGCGCTCAATCGCGCGCGATTGCGTGTTGTTGGTTTTTAAGGTTCACGTTCTTTCGCGCGTGATTGTGCGTCGAAGTTTTTGAGAACGAAAACAGCGTGCGTGTAAAGGCTAATCGTGCGCGATATACTGGTTATTATTGTGAATTGTTATTAATAGTATCGATTTATAAAGAGCAAGTAATTCAACCAATAATTATTTAGTCCACGAGcgtatgtccgccatcttgcgcGCGCGAATGAACGTACGTGTAAAGACAACCTCAACCACGCGATTGCGCGTCCGCTCCAGCGCACGCAATCGCGCGTTCTTTCCCTTCCCCTCCCGTCGTCTTTACACGCGCATTCTTTCATACGCGATTGCGCAatcacgcgcgatagagcgtctgtgtaaaggcggctaatAATCAAGGAGTGTAGACTTTTAAATTTGACCTGATCACAACGAAAGCTACACAttaacaaagacatatgtaactccgtatagacggataaagtctaaaaaaaaacgtacctcaaatccctagagaaaaaggtggcctagatggcgtcacacctttgggggacgctcagctagatggcgctaatattaatatttgacaatttaagttttaacacatatcaagctaacaatatgggccaaattgtcaaaactgaggttcaaaagttttaagcttgtgtcgagagatggcaatctatgcactgtgattacacattttactttgacagtaactctctataatactcgatcctctttggtaatatcTATGATATAGAACATATGTAGTTTACATAGGTTGCAACAATCTGACCCTGGTTAGATTACGGCATTCTCTAATAAATATTCTATGTTATATCATACCTGTGCTTGTAACCGAGTCTTGACTAAAAAGAACGGCGTGCCAGCGATGGATCCTAATGCGCCACCGACGCCAGCCGCCGCGGCGCCCTTGAGAATTGACGTTCGCCCTGTGTTATCTGTAGTAAGGCGACGGCGTTCGCATATCCGGAACACTCCTAATCTGGAATTATGAGTTTTTgcttaaggggctccacacggttttcaacgatttttgacaaattttgagttgaaactcctaaatttgcactacagaaACAGAATTATatgactaagggccggttgcatcaaaccgtctgtcaccgttaaagcgttcgttaaattttattgcatgggaagttccatagacgtctactGCTTGACGATGAAGTGTCTGTCAAATGGGGTTGAAGCAACTGGCCCTAACGGTCATTGGTTCTTCAATCTTTCATCTTTATTCGTAAgagtcatatttaaaaaaaaatgaatacttatttttttaaacatgcagggtaaaaaaaaagacttatcgaaattttattataatttaattaaattacttacaTAAAATCGACATGTTAAGATTTAATTttggattttttaaaaattcaagagagattttaattttaaactaattgaaacaaaagttatgaccaaaaaacagtttttgaccttaaaattgttcaactttgaagccaaatatcacagaaacaatgaggtatgaagtaattatgagatactattttgtttaaagacgatgctgttaatatgataggctttagaaacgataataatatcaatggattcaaatcgaaggtcattggcgcagggaacgcctttaatagttatttgttatacaagggggcaaagttgtattttaacgccgagtgtggaattgaaaaacgagcaagtgaaaggattctatagttgaaccacgagcgaagcgagtggttcgagaatagaatcctgaacttgcgagttttttaacacacgagaagtaaaatacatttgcacccgagtgtaacacaaaacttttccctcattatagcgaggaaactactaCGCAAAAAAAGAgtatatcactgcttccagtagttccacaggtggtaaatcatctttattactagattcacctacttttatcaatttgaaagcagttaatttgactttattgaaggtcaaattactttacccactagtggataaaatgcgtttttacccgctggtattgaaggacaaaacacgtgtttccgagctagtgaggggaaaaataagtacctatttgtgTTTTCAACGGCGActcaaatgtttttaaatatgaagcAAGATTGAGTATACTAAGCAGCCGTTGATTTTGAACGATTAAATACCAATAAActattatacttacctactcgtaatgcgtctgtctgtgtctcCCTAGAGTAGGGCCCTCATCGCTACTATGGAGTTTGTAACTGTACTGTGCTGACTGCAGCAATAAAAGTTTGGCTTTCAACTCCTTGGAGATGGAGTCGTGTCTTCAATGCTTCTATAGGGTTGAAAAAAAGAATGTCAAACTAGATACCAACTTAACTTACCTAAAAGTATTAAGGAAAAACTGGAATCCAAGCATCGCGCTTAAACCTCTCTGTAGCGATCCAAAACCCTCGTTTTTCGCAATAACAAACAGCCCATGAGGCACACTTTTGTAGTGTATTTCATGTCCTTTAGCTTTCAACTCCCCTTGGAGTTGAAGTCGGGTTTTCACAACCTCTATGGGGTTGGTGAAGATGGTAGCAAACATGGCGGACGTACCGCCCATTAGCATGTCGGTAGCGTCACGTGCTAGCGCCATCTAgggatttaaaagtaaaaaaattgttAGTACACgtcatagatcaagcaaaccaaagacatatgtaactccgtatagacggataaagtctaagaaaaaaacgtaactCAAAGTCACacaggaaaaggtacggtggccaagatggcgtttacacctttggggaacgctcgactagatggcgctaatattcatatttgacattttaacacatatcaagctaacaatatgggccaaattgtcaaaactgaggttcaaaagttttaagcttgtgtcgagagatggcagtctatgcactgtgattacacattttactttgacagtaactctctataatactcgatcctctttgagcaaacgtatctacctagcgtgtcaaatgaactcagtaaattccactgagttgtccatttttaatcgcagcttgcagcattcgggcgtcaatttttgtaagttgaagtcaacaataACACTAAacatgcctcgttacgtgatatttcattgaaacaacataaaaattatgaacactcaagggcccgagacatatttaaaatcacagccCAAGTAACACACATTTGCTGTATAACAGCTGAATAAAGGCATTTTTTTAACGCTTTAGGCTGTACTAAAGGTACAAGAGCTATGTAAAAGCTCTATAATAGCTAATACAGCCCTTAATACTCTTAAATGGGCACAAATTAGACAGCCTTAAGGGTACATAGTGCTTTAAAAGCGGTATAGCAGCAATGTAACAGGGGTATAagggcgccatctatgtgtggtggaatgtaagcgcgttcgtaggcggtcgcattttaatgtatgggatggtatgatcttgttatatttaatttatgatgttACCGATAATGAACAAGTTACCATATTTGCCAGTCAGTAACACGATGCAAAATCCAGATGTaaatttttcataaaaattgATTAGGAATGTattttcgaattaattattAACCTCGTAAGGCCTAATGTACAatacaatgtacatagttgtTGCAAACGAATTTGAATCTTTCATGAACCAAATAAAGTAGAAATTTCCTTGTTACATTgctttttgaaacaaacgaaaatcttaccaatttacttatagaacaaggttcaaattcaaaatggaaaatctaactatggtgggccttacgaggtgCGTAGGCAAATgggtaaaatataataattttaccttccaataaaattgttattattttgcctggtatatccgaggtccttatagagagagtacgtcgtagacgtcgcatcggaccggtagatggcgccatcgttcgttgtaagtcgctccggcgtcacaccgccgcgatgttggtagtcccgtttttccccacctgcaacacaaggctccccgcgccccgacccgccaccagccaccctcattgttgaggagaagtgccgacggtatattaagcctaccaggaaggcatcactcagacctcggatataccaggcaaaataataacaattttattggaaggtaaaattattatattatttgtgccgtttgtatatccgaggtccttatagagacctgtttattatctcctggtggcgagtcagctggcgcgcaagcctttggtagccctattggcatagcatagaaaaataagtgaatcagttgttgaaccgatttgacagatgtatcagtcgaaatagccttcgatccgcgaatatctcggtgccagaaacgcctaaagagattttcgtgatgacgtttagctttagtcagcgaatagttagagaaatgacattattatacatcgcagatcaaaaccaaaaaagatgtaggcgaggctgacttgaacaagatacaaaaaccttagatacactattattattaacagacacgttattttatcaggttataaacccaatttcagacacaaagtgtggaaattaactgtaaaagtagtgtaactatatgtactgtagcagggtaacgtaattgatactgcttttgtcaacccttcgtaaaaattatctaaatcaatattagctttgatatgactatttaaagtccaacgtcttacgtccatatcaaacacagaaaaaggtcatcactcacgcgcccaagggctatttgttacaatactggttttttcgatcagactatttcgcgtcaagcgagcgcggttgcaagcgagactcctgaactctgaactctttttagtgagggcatttgaggataccgatcgctcggtaaaactagcctagaagatgaaaagtacgagcgctgtcgattgctactacactggacggaggtatcagtcgatttcttcaagtcagtcattgactcttagggtaatccattacctaatccaaaacccgatgcgacggatttctacttcgtgcaatgaaggtcgacagagtagactgagaggtggagacgtccgtgtcgcatcgctggtggttgctgaacacgtcgtggtagcaggtcaaggggtgaattaaaacaccgccacacatgcgcgctttaagagcgtaggcggagcgcaataatggcggtgcaccgcacaaacgctggcgttgcgcccagtgggcgctagcgggaactaacgagcgctgattgcgagcgcaacgcgcgcgggacgcgagcggaatgcacgcgcattcagcgcgctgatagcgtagcgttagcgctatgtgtggcggaggcttaatacgtaccgttgtacgacgtaatgcagggctctcgcagacgaagaggtacgatgacgggcgaagcagaagaaggcgaggtcaccgaaggtcacttacttggctcccagggggtgcatactgacctcgtacgacagtctgttggagtcagcagttactgtcgtagttactcgtaacagaagagatgtaatcctgccatcgtacagcataacataacatacaaccgaactgtgcatagcatatagtgctatgcgaaccttaatccggctgcatgtcacttcagtcgctagcgccaccgcctgttgaagattattttccatcggaagagctttacttcgtacaatgttccgattattgaaggtcttatcgggctgcagatgcaagcaaaacaggggcgattggcctacagctatcggcagctgtacgaggtaatgctggaaactgcagcggtgcaaccttcctctgtagactacgaaagttgtgaaattgatgaaatcaggttcaacgatcgaatcaagcactatattaattcagtatagtcgagccagatgataactactgaagtcctcctgagttcctggcccctttcgctttgagctggaatctcaagttcactaaggcgaagcgggtttatttttcccaatttgtttattagaggctcggcgaataagttaatctctcgaatggacagtgggcgccacaagcctccgggaaatcgtcgtgtacttggaacccccgcggccagattaccgatcggttttggtgtccacccggtaaacagacgcacgctcaggatgcaggacgctggctcgaattcagatctggacattctgaaagagattttttttttatttcgcaaacctttacgatgtttttgacctacacaatgagcgatgtacaggaatcacagggtcgtctcgcgaggcgcctctccgattagatagctcgcgaacatcgtcaggacaccctcgcagcagtgcggctcctcgtccggttattgacgtcttacctcgttcaactatgggtgtccaaaccacgttaggacgtagcatctttagaatttatctgttctcacttcggcgacggaggagtccttggtcaaaatagagtgtaaatactgtcgtacttcacgggaactggaaagagaagagtggataccatagtgtacgggatgtcagctgatagcggcgcccggcgtcacattggagggtagtatcagcctggtcagcagcgataccgtagcagacggagcctggatagtcgtggtcgtaGCACCATTGTAGGtgaagacagtgttcgcggtgagcgtgacatcttaggcgcgacgggcgttatcagcgtggcggctagcagcaccaagggcccacatcagcaatcttaccagcttgtcactgcagcagacgctgttatgttcggcggtgagattgagacggccgtcgtcagctcgaaaggcgtctcgatgccctgtcgcgtcacgcagtatcgtgctcagtggccctctcgaggtcgccgccgtcagcgcgggaggcaccggcgccagcgtggcagtcagctacatcggtgaacagcatcaacagagttcgcggcgtcgtcacggcaaacgcggcaggaaaattagcgacgccttcgcggcagccgcagtattgcgctcggtggcgcgatgaaggtcgccgcgtctgcaatcttacctcgtgcgatcgaggcgacatcaaggcgccagcatcagcgtgtcggccgtcgacaccggtggaaaacttcaagtagcttgcggcgttgtcatggcagatgagctcgctgcatcaccatcaaggcgccagcataagcgtggcggccagcgatactggtggacagctacagcaggtggacagtcagcaggatcgcggcgttgtcacggcagacgaacgctctgcatcaccatcgaggcgccagcataagcgtggcggccagcgatactggtggacagctacagcaggtggacagtcagcaggatcgcggcgttgtcacggcagacgaacgctctgcatcaccatcgaggcgccagcataagcgtggcggccagcgatattggtggacagcttcagcaggatcgcggcgttgtcaaggcagacgcacgctctgcatcaccatcgaggcgccagcataagcgtggcggccagcgatactggtggacagcttcagcaggatcgcggcgttgtcacggcagacgaacgctctgcatcaccatcgaggcgccagcataagcgtggcggccagcgatattggtggacagcttcagcaggctcgcggcgttgtcaaggcagacgcacgctctgcatcaccatcgaggcgccagcataagcgtggcggccagcgatactggtggacagcttcagcaggatcgcggcgttgtcacggcagacgaacgctctgcatcaccatcgaggcgccagcataagcgtggcggccagcgatactggtggacagcttcagcaggatcgcggcgttgtcacggcagatgagcgcgctgcatcaccatcgaggcgccagcataagcgtggcggccagcgatattggtggacagcttcagcaggctcgcggcgttgtggcgggggcagaaggtggccgcgctggtagcctgcgtattgacgactgatcactaacggcacggcgctcgcgtcggggcagcagcagacatacttacagcgtcgcacgcggcgcctatgcggcggccacaacgttgttcggcggcaccgcagagatggccatcgttaacgaggaggcaacttctacgcaacctcggcggcgccgacgcggcggacaacactgccgcggtcagcggcgctatcgcagcgctacagtaagtttcggcgccgacacgtggcttggggcctccgcaccgaatcggaaaccgaacatgttctttctaaaataatatgaatctgctcacccattcgtcggagaaattcaaacctcctcggagcgcggtattcctccaccgcgccctccgccgccgccgccgccgcagcccgcaggtcgcgcagcccgcggtcgcgaagcacgtggtccccggagcacgtggtcccaggcggagcaacttacctacgttaccgcttatattctagcgcgaaacttttaatacgcggataacacttcctactttagtctcggaaatgcgaatagtttaaaaagaaaactgattaacggtaacgatttttgcagcatggaactttcttacaaaaaagtgggtagaatcataaagcaccgctcgttcatttctatagtgagaacctcgaaagacgaataatgatcgctagcgaggcataatatatctcattattcaagacgaacgagcgtaaattaaaagggaagaaagaattgacggatgaaattgaaaaatttcataattccgaaacgttataagccacttttttaaataaaaacacgaataactctggtttgaccagaaatagaaactaaaagattaatttcgagacaccatgctgtaaaaatgttcgaacggaatacgcgacaaccggtcacttcggcgttcgacgaaacaatgagggtggctggtggcgggtcggggcgcggggagccttgtgttgcaggtggggaaaaacgggactaccaacatcgcggcggtgtgacgccggagcgacttacaacgaacgatggcgccatctaccggtccgatgcgacgtctacgacgtactctctctataaggacctcggatatacaaacggcacaaataatatgtatatgtcaAGATAGAAACTTTCATATGACTAAAtctgtttatctgtctattttacgagtacataattataaagtaaTCTTGTACCAAAGcacgggagtggccatactatacgatagtaggtactctttattatttatttacgtcgaccggtctggctcagtcggtagtggccctgcctgctaagccgcggtcctgggttcgaatcccggtaagggcatttatttgtgtgatgagcacagatatttgttcctgagtcatggatggtttctatgtatataagtatgtatttatctatttaagtatgtgtaaCGTCGCTTAGCacacatagtacaagctttgcttagtttggggctaagttgatctgtgtaaggtgtccccaatatttatttatttagttatttatgctGTGACAAAGTAACAAAATACGTCGGggtatcaataaaataaaaataataatgtcagcagtaatttattcaataaattatttcaacAATAGTAAAATACATACTAAAAGGCACTAACTATAAAATGTAGCTGTAGAAATATGGCATTATTTAGAGGTATAATGAGATTTCTACGCAGATTCACAAACTTTAAAtagataagtttaaaattatCATCAATTCTAATATAACATCTTCAAGTAACAATTTACCATTTTTGAACATGATTctatgacattttatttataaacaactaATAAAATATGCGTAATTTCAAACGGAGGAACTATAACAAAaaacattttacatttttattgtgtttttaagCTTAGCGCCTAAAATGTTACGTCAGATGTGAGCATACGCAGTAAAAGGGTCAcgaataaatataaaacttattgcataataatcatttataaataagtttggtataataacaattatatttataactagaaaaaacaaaaaaatctcaTTCTACTTATTGTCCTATAATTTCAAAAGCTAAGCAATATTTGAATCATTCCAATGACTTATTAGAGTTCATAAATAAGAGATATGACGGCATTAACAACTGATATCCGCAAGTGGCCgtcgaaataaaacaaaataggaCCTTATTTATATCTAGAATAAAGTTAAATGCTGAATATTCATAAGTACGTATATAGTCGCCTCGCCGTCACCGAGTACAGTCactggcataaataagtgatgatttctataccttgtcacattaacgtcttgtttgaaatgtcttacgaaatagggaacttgactgaagttaaaataaaatattttataccatgtacGAAATAAGGCATCAGATAAtc includes:
- the LOC125227839 gene encoding solute carrier family 25 member 35-like isoform X1; amino-acid sequence: MALARDATDMLMGGTSAMFATIFTNPIEVVKTRLQLQGELKAKGHEIHYKSVPHGLFVIAKNEGFGSLQRGLSAMLGFQFFLNTFRLGVFRICERRRLTTDNTGRTSILKGAAAAGVGGALGSIAGTPFFLVKTRLQAQAAQTISVGHQHQHTGTFEALRDIYAKEGFKGLFRGVQPQIPRGAVGSASQMVSFSYAKEWLVAHGWMTNSPILLSFAGANLGGLVMTACLNPFDVVATRLSNQPVDANNRGKLYSGMIDCFYKMVRSEGVSSLYKGTGANYMRLGPHTVLLLVCWDQLKILEDYLRR